ATTGTGCAATTCATAACCTCAAATCAAATTCGCATCTATCGAGTGCGTAAATCTTTCCGAACACAAATTGAATCTAACGTCGAACTGTTCGAACTGAGCACATCGCGAACTCTCGCTCCCACACCTTACCTCCGCAGAGCCAACGGAGAAGCGCAACAGTCAAAAGTTAAACTATAGCTATTTGTAAAAACCCGCTGGGAAAAGGGGTTCCGTTCGACTTAGCAGCGAAGCGAACGAACGTTTAACCAGATCGACGAGAACTCCACTCTAGACGTCCGCAGGCCGTAGGTCCTCTTCGGGTGAATAAATTTATTACGGTAATTTGCTAAATTTATAGACAGTACCAAATGGCTGACGACGGTGTTTGGGTTGGGTTGGGGGGGAAGATTGCCGGGGCGGACCATCCGGTCTAACCGCGCGGTCTACGCGAGGAAGGAAATTGGATTCATTTGCAAACTTTCCCTTGTTCCCTCGGGAGTCGAAAGCACGTGGGATGAGGTTGGGTCGGTGCAAAGTGGCTACCGGATAAAGAGTTAATAACCTAGAAATAGCATTAGAAAGTAGTAGACGAAGGGTTGAGAACTGGCGGCGTCGGGAAGTCCATTCAAGCCGTAGTAATCGCAGTGAAAAATAGGACTCCTAACCTCACATTCTCGCATGGAAGAGATTTCACCCGACTGATAAAAACGAGCGGGAAGGcctggagttttttttttattggtcaTGATTAAAAACGAGTAGGCTCCATGCCTTAATGGATAACATTAATCATCGGCAGAAGGTTTACGTTTTGATTTAGGTTAAATCCAGGTCGCGCAGTAAAGATGATTTGCGTCACTAGCAGCACATGGTATAGTTCACTTTGTTTGGCTTGGATTATTTACTTATCTGCATGACACCATCCCGGGAATTTCACAGTCCTGCGGCAAAGTTTATTCTGATGTTAACCGGTATACTTTTAATGTGCGCATATGTCAATAACAGTGATTAatagaaaataaagacaaaattgaaaacaaatttccATGCGAACGCAAACGGTAATTAATTCGAAGCCTTCTTCGATTGGGTCAAAAGCAGAATACATAAATCAGTGCATGCAGTTGCGAGCAAAGTTTGCCAACCCCTGATGGATTCTGTTTTTTAATGGTCTCCATAGAACTTATTCAGCCATAAAATTGCGGTTCTCAGGATTTGCATTTCCGTGACGGATAGGCCCCTGAAAGGCCCACCTATCCAGAGTCTGGTTGATGAAGAAATTCTGCTCtgcttaatttttgtttttcctttAGTACAGCTCCATTGTAAAATCTTCAGAGGATTTTTCCGTATCGATAACTTGTACTGATAGCTAAATTACTATGCTGAGTTGAATGGCAAATGCAAAAAGGACCGAGTAATTAACGCAAGCCAGACGAGGCAAACAATTAAAGGTTCTCAATGCagaatttattcaattttgtttattcaaattcaaatttattcaaatgtcTGATATTGTGGAAATTTTGTCTTAAGATGGATAATTATATTCCCTTCGAACCGTTCATATATTATAAGACTTAACTTTTTTGTCTAGTACCAGTGCAATGAAATGAGAGTTAGATGGTATGAAATcgaaactgagaaccatcaataccatgtcagcggtgctctgtataggtgagtgtgtttgtttagatcagcgatgagtttcatctttaccatcattttacggATTGCACCGTAAATCATGAGGTGAGCTGAGGAATAGAAGAAATCGAGCCtcatgagcgagtttttgccacccttaGCTTATGGTTTATATTGAGAGAGCCAATATCGCTTGATAGGTCGCGACTTCGGGCAGGTGGATTCGCCTCTTTCAGTAGAACATGGATTTTATCCACTTTATACCAGAAAAGCGAGGAAGCATCATGGCTGCGTGGGATTGGTAACAATCGCATTATTGAGCATTTTACACGAAATATTTTCTTTGTTTGCCGTAGCGatagtgatgaagctttggcttTCTCGGCCACAGTTGCATATTAAATTTGATTTGAAACagttgcatattgcctgccaaaccaaatatttttttggaaaatttgttttcttcgTCAAGAAATGCTCCTCTACGTCGTTCTGTTGCATGGTAGTATACAAATACACTCTGGGAAACTGCCCAAAGTTTTCCAGCACATAATCCATTTTCATAATCCATTTTCACGCAAGAAAACTTTgtaaaatattcgcgatacaatTTACGAGCCCGAGTTTTAGTTGTTTTCATCATGAACGGCTTCAAACCTTGTCGGTGCTTGgaagtatgcacgaaagttgaGGACATTTTTATTATTCTATATTCAATATTTGCTTCACCGTCGCGTCCTCCTGGTGGTTACTGAGATCTGTTTTTGTTTCGCTCCCAGTCTTCCTGATTGTTGTTTAGCGAAATATTCAAGAACATTAGGGACAGTAGTGCTTGCAGGaagtcaagtttttttttgcaaaacttcTTACTGAtagatccggattttcattgcaACCGCACACAATTGCTTTCCACAGTGCTCAGTAGATAAGTAGTATCGCGAACAAATGACAAGATCGAACATAATCTAGAAGAAAAAACTATTTGGTTTTGATAAAATGCAATTTCTGGATGATTTTTTCCAATAGTTTACACTTGAAATGTGAAATTTAATTTCAGTCTAATCtcaattcgaaaattttacaCGAGAGTAAAATCCAAAAAGCTATCCAGAATTTTAATTAACAGCAACAAATTAAGCcccagtctaagctcaattaaaaaattccgctagttttatttctatttttaaacACCGGACGGCGCCATTCATCCATGTCcggtttagctaaaattttgcatagggaAAATTTTTGAGATGCTTGACCATTTGGACACTACCGCTATACGATATTAGCGATGATCCTGTTTTATTGGCACAGCATGCAATAATATAACAATTGTTTTGTGTAATTTCTCGTTTTATACAGTATTGACAGAACAATGACTTAATAATGTTATAATACATAATATAAGATTCAATAAAGCATTCCAATAGTTTAGCCAACTTTCCGATTCATATCATCTAACAGTTGCTCCTTAACCAACCTCCGCAGTACTTTTCCCGTGGCTGTCAGTGGTAGCTCCGGCCAGAAAAATACACCACCCCGCAACCGTTTATGATCGGAAACCTGTCGTTCTACGACCTGCAGCACCCGTTGTTCCGTCAGTTCACTCCCGGAATGTTTGACGATAACCGCTGCGGGTAAATCCGACGAATCATCTAGCTCCGGAATGCCAACCACACAGACCAGTCGAACACCGTCGATGCTTGCTATCACCGTTTCCAGGTCCACCGGTGACAGTTGATAGCCTCGGTACTTGATGACATCTTTCACTCGGTCAACCAGAACGACAAAAGCTTCCTCATCCAAGTAGCCGATGTCGCCGGTTCGAATCCATCCATCCGCGTCAATTAATTGACTGTTTGCTTCCTCATCGTTGTAGTAGCCCAAGAATGGAATCATCGTTCGAATCAAAAGCTCGCCCCGCTCACCAATGCCTACTGCGATTCCTTCGTCATCTATGACTTTCGCCTCTAGATGGGGCATCAACCGACCCACCGTACCCTCTTTGCTGTTCATCATATCCATTGCGATCAATCCTATTTCGGAAGAAGCATAACTGTTAAAGATACGTCCGTTCGGAAGTTTTGCTTGCATGGCTCGTTTGAGCTCGGGTGAAGCGTAGCTCCCAGTCAGACTCCAACTTTGCAGTCTACTGAAATCGGCAGTTTCTGCCCGTGGATGACTCAGCAGCAGAATCGCATGCGACGGTGGAGTGAGGAAGTGCGTCGGCTTGTAGCGCTCCAGAACATCGAAGAAAATGTCTTCATTAAACAGACTGCGACTGATAGCACGAGTAGTTCCAGTTGAGATGGAGTTCAAAAGGGCAAACAAACCCGTCCCCCAGTACAGAGGACTGAAATTGAAGATAAGATCGCTGTTATCTTTGCCGGTTGTTGGTCGATTCAGCACAAAAGCGATGTGTGCTTGCGGGATGCACACTCCCTTCGGACGTCCCGTGGTCCCCGAAGTGCAGATAATGATGCTAGGCTGACTATTCATGCTACCGTGATACTGTGGACTGAAAGCACGAACGGTCATTTGGTTTCTCTACCGAATTGGATTGAGTACTTACATGAAGTCAGTTTCGCTACCAGTCTCCCGCAAAAGTTCGTCGATTTTACGAACGTTTTCTCTTTCACTTTCCATCACGAACATTACGGGTTTGATTTTGAGTGCCTCTCCGGCACCCTCCAGTAACAGTTTGAGAATCGCTTCGTCACAGATTACGAGCTTCGGTTGAACTAAACCCATCAGATGACCAAGATCATCGGCGTTGAAACCCATGGGAAGGGGTATAAACGGTATGCCGGCAACCATCAGACCCAGTGCAATCGGGCTTAAATTTTCACTGTTTGAACAAGCCAACGCTGCCATATCGTCCTTACCGAATCCAAGTCCTGCCAGGTTCTGTGCTATCCGGATCGTACGAAGACGCATTTCCCGAGCTGTCATTTGACGCGACGTGTCCGTATCGATTTGCAGTACTTTCGAAGGGTTGCGATCGAGTGTATCCAAAATGATTTGACCCAGGTTCGCTTTCGGGTCGACGACCGGTGGTGGAAATCGGGAGATCCATTCTTTGGTCACTGAATTGAACGAATGAAACATTGCTACTGCTCCTCTGCCCGAGAGCGCGAATCGTCAGCCGTTTTGGAATTATCGTTGTTGAAACTGTGCGGCGATCGGTAAACATGGCACCGAACGATCCACCGGCTTTGTTTGTTTGAGAGGGTTGAATTCGTGGGACGATCgggagaggtttttttttctcaaatctaGAGAAATTTCCAAAAACAGATGACGTCTTTGGTTTTCAAATTACGACTACACCCGACGATAAgaccataattaggttaaaCCCGGGTCAAAATAAAACTTATAAAACTAAAATTACGACTCATCCGATTCCAACAAAACAGACAAGACCTAACCGCTTCAACCCTGATTGTTTGGATGCACTGATGGTGAGTTTGGATTGCGTACACTAAAACATAAGAGTTTACACTTATGACGTCGCACAGTCACTGAAGGGAAGATTGAACCACTTGCTGTTATCGGAATTGATGTAAGGTAGCAAAAAGAATCTACTCCGTGATACGGTCAATTCCCATACAAACGCAAACGCCCATCAAAGTGTTTTGCTGCAAACCGGTTCAAGCGACAAAACGAAACAACAAGTTATCAAAAGTATAAATTAGCGGTTCATTGTTCAATTGTTGACTGTCTGACACAAAAAGACATGGATTGCTGTGATGGTGGAGAGAAATTTGAAGTTTTGATGTAGTTAGCGTTGCATAGAATTACTTTAACGTTTCATCATTATGAGTTATTCACATTTGTTCATTACAGGTGATTATGAATTTCAACCCCGATAGGAACTAgactgataattttatttttcctgCCATTAAGAATACATCTCTGGTGACCACAAGTCATTTTAAAAAGCTCAAGATTGTAACTCCCGGTCTTgttctttgagaatcgatttacATTTTTGGAACGGTTTGGATGAATACCAATACCGGAAAATAACGTTTGAAGTACAGACTCTCATAGTAACAGACTGGCGGATACTTTTTTAGGGAGCCAAACGAACCGTCAAATTTTGGACCCAAACGAGCATGACGTCATTTTTTACATATAAAACGAAGaagtattgttattttcatttatacatttattttaaattgataA
This genomic window from Malaya genurostris strain Urasoe2022 chromosome 1, Malgen_1.1, whole genome shotgun sequence contains:
- the LOC131426568 gene encoding luciferin 4-monooxygenase-like — translated: MFHSFNSVTKEWISRFPPPVVDPKANLGQIILDTLDRNPSKVLQIDTDTSRQMTAREMRLRTIRIAQNLAGLGFGKDDMAALACSNSENLSPIALGLMVAGIPFIPLPMGFNADDLGHLMGLVQPKLVICDEAILKLLLEGAGEALKIKPVMFVMESERENVRKIDELLRETGSETDFIPQYHGSMNSQPSIIICTSGTTGRPKGVCIPQAHIAFVLNRPTTGKDNSDLIFNFSPLYWGTGLFALLNSISTGTTRAISRSLFNEDIFFDVLERYKPTHFLTPPSHAILLLSHPRAETADFSRLQSWSLTGSYASPELKRAMQAKLPNGRIFNSYASSEIGLIAMDMMNSKEGTVGRLMPHLEAKVIDDEGIAVGIGERGELLIRTMIPFLGYYNDEEANSQLIDADGWIRTGDIGYLDEEAFVVLVDRVKDVIKYRGYQLSPVDLETVIASIDGVRLVCVVGIPELDDSSDLPAAVIVKHSGSELTEQRVLQVVERQVSDHKRLRGGVFFWPELPLTATGKVLRRLVKEQLLDDMNRKVG